A single genomic interval of Bacteroidota bacterium harbors:
- a CDS encoding isopenicillin N synthase family oxygenase, with product MNTIPTINLADFLSGDAKRKQDFVNAIGKAYQEVGFVAVRNHGVNKNSIDDFYDAVQHFFSLPETIKHNYEIDGLAGQRGYTSFGKEHAKGSTAADLKEFWQFGQTVTDNAAIKNEYPDNVEVNELPNFNLLGVALYKNFENSGRELLRAIALYLGLNENYFDNKIHNGNSILRAIYYPPITEEPASAVRAEQHEDINLITLLVGASADGLEVMSTEGNWVPVKTAPDEIVVNVGDMLQRLTNNILKSTTHRVVNPPKEKWSTPRYSIPFFLHPKSDVDLTCLASCINENNPLQYEPITAGGYLDERLREIGLK from the coding sequence ATGAATACTATACCGACAATTAATCTTGCAGATTTTTTATCCGGAGATGCAAAGCGCAAACAAGATTTTGTAAATGCAATTGGCAAAGCTTATCAGGAAGTTGGTTTTGTAGCAGTGCGCAATCATGGTGTAAATAAAAATAGCATTGATGATTTTTATGATGCAGTGCAACATTTTTTTTCTTTACCAGAAACTATAAAACATAATTATGAAATTGACGGACTTGCAGGACAAAGAGGTTATACTTCTTTCGGAAAAGAACATGCAAAAGGAAGTACCGCAGCAGACTTAAAAGAGTTTTGGCAGTTCGGACAAACAGTAACTGATAATGCAGCAATTAAAAATGAATATCCCGATAATGTGGAAGTAAATGAGTTGCCAAATTTTAATTTGTTAGGTGTTGCACTTTATAAAAATTTCGAAAATTCTGGCAGAGAATTATTAAGAGCTATTGCATTGTATTTAGGATTAAATGAAAATTATTTTGATAATAAAATTCATAACGGCAATTCTATTTTGCGGGCAATTTATTATCCGCCGATAACAGAAGAACCTGCATCTGCAGTGCGGGCAGAACAACATGAGGATATTAATTTAATTACTTTATTAGTGGGTGCGAGTGCCGATGGATTAGAAGTAATGAGCACAGAAGGAAATTGGGTGCCGGTGAAAACAGCACCTGATGAAATAGTGGTGAATGTTGGCGACATGTTGCAACGCTTAACCAATAATATTTTAAAATCTACAACACACAGAGTTGTAAATCCACCAAAAGAAAAATGGAGTACACCACGCTATTCCATTCCATTTTTTCTACATCCGAAATCTGATGTTGATCTTACTTGTCTTGCATCTTGTATCAATGAAAATAATCCATTGCAATACGAACCGATTACTGCAGGCGGATATTTAGATGAACGATTGAGAGAGATTGGGTTGAAATAA